One window from the genome of Nicotiana tomentosiformis chromosome 5, ASM39032v3, whole genome shotgun sequence encodes:
- the LOC104109760 gene encoding uncharacterized protein At5g39865-like — translation MDHHHHHHHQRNNEFEYQEINKAKTSSKFNRSKTIHSPRNPIEFPEKTLYLYPSPPSIERNGSIKKLHCSPLGSMVGTSFKGKVKKLCSIFDSRKDNHRPSIPKPQTKHSKSFNYNSCTLPGTEDRVVIYFTSIRGVRRTFEDCYTVKMIIGSYRVKADERDVSMHSAYRKELQSVMGEKNNVTLPQVFIKGKYIGGAEVIKQLNEIGELPKLLRGIPLRPIGYICEGCGDVRFLPCSNCDGSRKVFDEDEGQVRRCQLCNENGLVRCSLCCS, via the coding sequence atggatcatcatcatcatcatcatcatcaaaggAACAATGAATTTGAATACCAAGAAATCAACAAGGCAAaaacatcatcaaaattcaataGATCAAAGACTATACACAGCCCCAGAAATCCAATTGAATTCCCTGAGAAAACCTTATATCTCTACCCTTCTCCTCCTTCTATTGAACGTAATGGCTCCATTAAAAAGCTACATTGCTCACCTTTAGGCTCAATGGTGGGAACTTCTTTCAAAGGAAAAGTGAAAAAATTATGTTCAATTTTCGATTCTCGTAAGGACAACCATCGACCCTCAATTCCAAAACCTCAAACCAAGCATTCAAAATCATTTAATTACAATTCTTGTACATTGCCTGGGACTGAGGATCGTGTGGTAATTTATTTCACGAGTATACGAGGAGTACGGAGAACATTTGAGGATTGTTATACGGTGAAAATGATCATAGGAAGTTATCGTGTTAAAGCTGATGAAAGAGATGTTTCTATGCACAGCGCATATAGGAAGGAATTACAAAGTGTTATGGGCGAGAAGAATAATGTGACATTGCCACAAGTTTTTATAAAAGggaaatatattggaggagctgAAGTTATTAAGCAATTGAATGAAATTGGTGAATTGCCAAAGTTATTAAGAGGTATTCCTTTAAGGCCAATTGGATATATTTGTGAAGGTTGTGGGGATGTAAGGTTTTTGCCTTGCTCAAATTGTGATGGCAGCAGGAAAGTTTTTGATGAAGATGAAGGACAAGTTAGAAGGTGTCAACTTTGTAATGAGAATGGACTGGTTCGATGCTCTCTTTGTTGTTCTTGA
- the LOC104109745 gene encoding protein SENSITIVITY TO RED LIGHT REDUCED 1, with protein MAASAKTLAHDKPNPAEDWTVVLPHRGKQKRNFHKVIIHEPKKQEEVWTPVDIETNPERESKLMQKMQNCIKKLESSSFWLTFSDQLQTPEILDQFLKAVCSEGKMPMVIYGIGSIESYEPPRLQLSLAILMKRMFNWIGEVEVFDPVISLAESKVLAALGCSVLTVNEQGRRQTLKPMMFFMPHCEAELYDNLLEANWRPDLLDNIILFGNSFEAYEQHWSVCKNLTLADSRKYILAIRQFVKEHAIDSFSDDFFRAFHGSSWHFFNIDPHTDLCDAKL; from the coding sequence ATGGCTGCATCAGCAAAGACACTAGCTCATGACAAGCCTAACCCAGCTGAAGACTGGACAGTCGTATTGCCTCATCGTGGAAAACAGAAAAGGAATTTTCATAAAGTTATCATCCATGAACCGAAAAAGCAAGAGGAAGTGTGGACTCCGGTAGATATTGAGACCAATCCAGAGAGAGAATCTAAATTGATGCAGAAGATGCAAAACTGCATAAAGAAACTTGAGAGCTCCTCCTTCTGGTTGACATTTTCGGATCAGTTACAAACCCCTGAAATACTTGATCAGTTTCTAAAAGCTGTGTGCTCAGAAGGAAAGATGCCGATGGTAATATATGGAATTGGTAGCATAGAATCGTATGAGCCTCCTAGATTGCAGCTTAGTCTTGCAATCTTGATGAAAAGAATGTTTAATTGGATTGGAGAGGTAGAGGTATTTGATCCAGTGATCTCTCTGGCAGAATCTAAGGTACTGGCAGCTCTTGGCTGTTCTGTCCTAACAGTAAATGAACAAGGTCGACGGCAAACTTTGAAACCTATGATGTTCTTCATGCCACATTGTGAAGCTGAACTGTATGACAATCTTCTGGAGGCAAATTGGAGGCCTGATCTATTGGATAATATTATATTGTTTGGAAACAGTTTTGAGGCATATGAGCAACACTGGTCAGTGTGCAAAAACCTTACTCTTGCTGATTCTAGGAAGTATATCCTGGCAATCAGGCAGTTCGTAAAAGAGCATGCAATCGACTCTTTTTCAGACGATTTTTTTCGAGCATTCCATGGTTCGAGTTGGCATTTTTTCAATATCGATCCTCATACAGATTTATGTGATGCTAAACTATGA